A genomic stretch from Carcharodon carcharias isolate sCarCar2 chromosome 27 unlocalized genomic scaffold, sCarCar2.pri SUPER_27_unloc_1, whole genome shotgun sequence includes:
- the LOC121273572 gene encoding gastrula zinc finger protein XlCGF49.1-like translates to MCGHLSQSSNLEKHKDTHTMEKPLKYEDCGKQFISPSKLETHRRSHTGDRPFTCFECGKGFGHSSTLQTHQRVHTGERPFTCFECGKQFSQSSHLLRHHVTHTNERPFKCSDCGSSFKSSRELMFHQRIHTEGRPFNCSHCIKRFRRSSDLREHKRVHTVTKAEDGNVGNAGPFKTKQDKVQACCLQKENPKCLNLGNEHKNEATEQEEDSFNVKLTRTFSLD, encoded by the exons ATGTGTGGACACCTCAGCCAATCATCAAACCTGGAGAAACACAAGGATACgcacaccatggagaaaccgttgAAATATGAGGACTGTGGGAAGCAATTCATATCCCCATCGAAGCTGGAAACTCATcggcgcagtcacactggtgacaggccattcacctgctttgagtgtgggaagggattcggacattcatccaccctgcagacacaccagcgagttcacactggggagaggccattcacctgctttgAGTGTGGGAAGCAATTctctcagtcatcccacctgctgagacaccatgtCACTCACACCAATGAGCGACCCTTTaaatgctctgactgtgggagtaGCTTCAAAAGCTCTCGGGAACTAATGTtccaccagcgcattcacactgagGGGAGACCATTCAACTGTTCCCACTGCATAAAGAGGTTTCGAAGGTCATCGGACCTGCGGGAAcacaagcgagttcacac AGTCACCAAGGCAGAGGATGGCAATGTTggaaatgcaggtccctttaagacTAAACAGGACAAGGTTCAGG CTTGCTGTCTCCAAAAAGAGAATCCAAAATGTTTGAATCTGGGAAATGAACATAAAAATGAAGCAACTGAGCAAGAGGAAGACAGTTTCAATGTGAAATTGACCAGGACATTCTCTTTGGATTGA